AAACCTGCGTCTTTAATAGACTTAACCCACTGATCTGTGTCTAACTTTTCTGGATTGAATACCTGATAATCATCAATGGGATCTGTTCTGTTTCCAGCTTGCCCGTATTTTTTACCATCAAAAACATGAAGATCATAATGAAAAACAGCTCCTAATTCAGCTTTTTGCCATGCTAACTGTCGTTTATTTGGACGTGGATTTGCTTTTTCTTCTACAGTAAAGAAAACAAGGTAGCTTTCGTCTCCTTTTTTAACAGCAACACTTAAGACTTGCGGGTCTCCACTTTCCGCATAAACAAAAGGTCGCTCCATTCTATCTGGAAAAAAGTCCTCGTTATTGATTTGAAACTTTTTTGGAGTTACTACAAACTCTGTTGCCTTTCGCCAAGTTAAGCCATCTGGAGAGCTTACCATACCAATTATTCCTTTGGCATGAAAAACGCCATAAAAATAGTTTCTTGAGCTATCGTACCACATAGACATATCCTCAGTGTCCATATAGTCTATCACTGGTTTCGCTTGAATTCTAAACGGCCCTATGGGAGAATCCGAGATGGCAATTGCTTGATTTCGAATAAAATCTGTGGTTTTAGGTTTGTCACCTTTCACTATGAGGTAATATTTCCCATCCCCACCTCGACATATTGCAGGGTTTACCGTCAATGTTGTTATGGGCCCTGCAGGTTCTATTAGTGGCTTTTCTGATCGCTCCCATTCACCATTTAGTGATTTAGAAACAGCCACTCCGGTTCTCTGATTTTCTCTTAGCACTTTCCATTTGGGGTCTTTATAACCAACTTTGGAAATTTCAATTAGCTCTTGAGCACTAAAATTGTGATCACCTGAATTCGTAGAGATATAATAGAGGTAATACTTTCCTTCAAAATACTTAATCTTAGGGTTGTGGGCATTTACTTCATCCCAAGCTCCAACACCACGCCCCTTCAATACAGTTTCCTTATAAGTCCAAGGGCCACTTGGAGAACTTGCTACCGCATGTGCAACTTCTGAGTGAGTTAACCATCCAAAAAAAGAATAGTCTTTTTTCCAACGAGAATAAAAGAGGTGAAAAGAACCGTCTTCAGCTTTTATAATGGAGCCTCCCCAATTATAATAGCCTTCGGTTTTGAAGATATTTGCTGCTGTAGGATTTTGAATTCGATCTTTAAAGAAAAGAATGTCTTGCCCAAAACAGGTAAATCCTGTAAAAAGAAATAGGAAAAATAGTTGCTTTTGCACTTAGGGTCGGTTGAATGACCCTAAGCTAAATAAAAGGAAATACCGAAGCAAATTAAGCAGATGCTTGCTCTTCTTCTAGTCTTT
This portion of the Spirosomataceae bacterium TFI 002 genome encodes:
- a CDS encoding Alpha-L-fucosidase, which codes for MQKQLFFLFLFTGFTCFGQDILFFKDRIQNPTAANIFKTEGYYNWGGSIIKAEDGSFHLFYSRWKKDYSFFGWLTHSEVAHAVASSPSGPWTYKETVLKGRGVGAWDEVNAHNPKIKYFEGKYYLYYISTNSGDHNFSAQELIEISKVGYKDPKWKVLRENQRTGVAVSKSLNGEWERSEKPLIEPAGPITTLTVNPAICRGGDGKYYLIVKGDKPKTTDFIRNQAIAISDSPIGPFRIQAKPVIDYMDTEDMSMWYDSSRNYFYGVFHAKGIIGMVSSPDGLTWRKATEFVVTPKKFQINNEDFFPDRMERPFVYAESGDPQVLSVAVKKGDESYLVFFTVEEKANPRPNKRQLAWQKAELGAVFHYDLHVFDGKKYGQAGNRTDPIDDYQVFNPEKLDTDQWVKSIKDAGFKFAILTATHETGFALYQSDVNPYSMKALKFQDGKGDVVRDFVNSCRKYGIKPGIYLGIRWNSFFGVHDFKVNGTGDFAQKRQEWYNAMIEGMVKELCTNYGELFEIWFDGGADSPFTGAPDVLPIVQQYQPNCLFYHNKQLAEARWGGSESGTVDYPCWSTFPYYSTGAGESAAKEIGMNNFQLLKEGDKDGAYWVPAMADAPLRGYNGRHEWFWEPGDEAHVFPLENLMNMYYKSVGRNSTLIMGLTPNPDGLMPEGDVKRLKEWGDEIKRRFSKPIASTNGQGQLYEIKLPSAQNINHVIIQEEIEFGENVRSYEIDAKVKGKWLSIARGESIGQKRIEQFESITATTIRFKVTEATGLPRIANFSIFKVVD